In Oreochromis niloticus isolate F11D_XX linkage group LG18, O_niloticus_UMD_NMBU, whole genome shotgun sequence, one genomic interval encodes:
- the LOC102081674 gene encoding zinc finger and BTB domain-containing protein 49, with the protein MCSVVGCDSWRHNVQRFRLPEDPERRLEWVLFLFEVNKQRLKESSWTDITICSEHFTDDCFVSLALSGSVQLKPGAVPSLWVNTEPEEPVESPQDEEPVATTDADSQCDDLELCKSSTCSPEITELPLRDALTPETPDKDSNQELAALQNDKYMVNENCLLKVFGQKCPTCGGKLQAVKVTYGELIILKQRCHKCEYKNKRNSQVGAPLPAAEDGCLTRGTEGTPETQLSALRDDSAAAASSEAVTFSDEKSDPSDDEEECNRGGMSSDGDWNPTEELLVADELTKESEEETEDEGEEEDFESPGGLEINELCTECGRFFLFLKPHTCEHKIKPYSCNICGKRCVSEIELRNHSKIHDETYEHPCKYCYVTFKTRADKFRHELTHQDKKDPFKCPDCPKTFATSKERRSHLAKHRVSREFKCGVCGIEFKDIHHLRRHSVVHTGLKPYKCSVCQRGFNQTSHLKSHMRLHTGERPYKCQLCDKCFNHNVSLKSHVQRYHTSSSGLQQMDKRANDAKGNKKKRDVNSEYDSVKVKQKVQKERSMKPKTKRRSTGRSRGRPRRRAAGEIKGQCSKAKTPKSKVQKLKKTGSGDEESEDKQSGSDLSFDSTEEEEEEEEEEEEETMGRRPNGDSDSDFDPEVEAKKKRCSNQKTVKKRRERSKKGLVV; encoded by the exons ATGTGCTCCGTCGTTGGTTGTGATTCGTGGCGACACAATGTGCAGCGGTTCAGGCTACCAGAGGACCCAGAGAGGAGACTGGAGTGGGTCCTGTTTCTGTTCGAAGTCAACAAGCAGCGACTTAAAGAATCGTCCTGGACTGATATCACTATTTGCAGTGAACACTTCACAGATGACTGCTTCGTGAGCTTGGCTCTGAGTGGCTCGGTGCAGCTGAAGCCCGGTGCTGTCCCCTCACTGTGGGTCAACACAGAGCCAGAGGAACCCGTGGAGAGCCCACAGGATGAG GAACCTGTTGCCACCACAGATGCAGATAGTCAATGTGATGACCTAGAATTATGTAAGAGCTCTACTTGCTCCCCTGAAATAACAGAACTCCCCTTGAGAG ATGCTCTCACTCCTGAAACTCCAGACAAAGATTCAAACCAGGAATT GGCTGCACTTCAGAACGACAAATACATGGTGAATGAAAATTGCCTCCTGAAGGTGTTTGGCCAAAAGTGCCCAACATGTGGAGGAAAACTCCAGGCGGTGAAAGTAACCTATGGGGAGCTCATCATCTTGAAACAACGATGCCATAAGTGCGAGTACAAAAACAAGCGGAATAGTCAGGTCGGTGCCCCTCTCCCTGCCGCTGAAGATGGATGCCTAACAAGAGGCACAGAGGGAACTCCAGAGACCCAGCTG TCGGCGCTAAGAGACGACAGCGCCGCTGCAGCTTCGTCTGAGGCCGTCACTTTTAGCGATGAAAAAAGCGATCCTTCAGACGACGAAGAGGAATGCAATAGAGGTGGGATGAGTTCAGATGGGGACTGGAATCCCACGGAGGAACTTTTGGTGGCTGACGAGCTCACAAAGGAGTCTGAGGAGGAAACCGAGGATGAAGGCGAAGAGGAAGATTTTGAATCCCCGGGTGGCCTCGAAATTAATGAGCTCTGCACAGAGTGCGGACGTTTTTTCCTCTTCCTGAAGCCTCACACATGCGAGCACAAAATAAAACCCTACTCCTGCAATATCTGCGGGAAAAGGTGCGTTTCTGAGATTGAGCTAAGAAATCATAGCAAAATCCACGATGAAACGTACGAGCATCCTTGCAAGTATTGCTATGTCACCTTCAAAACCAGGGCGGACAAATTTAGACACGAGCTGACCCACCAGGATAAAAAAGATCCCTTTAAATGTCCCGACTGTCCAAAGACATTCGCCACCAGTAAAGAACGCCGGAGCCACCTGGCAAAGCACAGAGTCTCGAGGGAGTTCAAATGTGGAGTCTGTGGGATTGAATTCAAGGACATACATCATCTCAGGAGGCACTCTGTTGTGCACACAGGGCTGAAACCGTACAAGTGTTCGGTGTGCCAGCGTGGCTTCAACCAGACGAGCCACCTGAAGTCCCACATGCGCCTGCACACCGGGGAGCGGCCGTACAAGTGTCAGCTCTGTGACAAGTGCTTCAACCACAACGTGAGCTTGAAGAGTCACGTCCAACGTTACCACACGTCCAGCTCTGGACTTCAGCAGATGGATAAAAGGGCAAATGATGCTAAGGGGAACAAGAAAAAGAGAGATGTGAACTCTGAGTATGACAGTGTGAAAGTAAAACAGAAGGTTCAGAAGGAGAGATCAATGAAGCCGAAAACTAAAAGGAGAAGCACGGGCAGGTCTAGAGGAAGGCCGAGGAGAAGAGCAGCGGGGGAAATTAAAGGCCAGTGTTCAAAGGCTAAAACGCCAAAATCAAAGGTGCAGAAGTTAAAGAAAACAGGCTCCGGTGATGAGGAGAGCGAAGACAAGCAGTCAGGTAGTGATTTATCCTTTGACTCgacagaagaggaggaggaggaagaagaagaggaggaagaggagacaaTGGGAAGGAGACCAAACGGTGACAGTGACTCTGATTTTGACCCAGAAGTAGAAGCAAAGAAGAAGAGGTGCAGCAACCAGAAGACTGTTAAGAAACGGAGAGAAAGATCAAAGAAGGGCCTAGTGGTCTGA